The window TGCTTAACCGTTGAACCTTCCATCCTATTGCTAAATCTTGAATTTCTTCACTGTTGACTGTGACTTTGACTTTACTCAAGGTACTATATACATTAGCACGTCTTGTTTTTCACTTTGAGATTTCGGTCTATCTTTTAGGCTAGTTAGTCTGAGTGTGCTATAGAAGATGTCTGTCTTTGTTAGGTTAATACAATTGATGACAACAGTTGTCATCATGTTTTTTGGTAAATATGCTAAATGTTGACCCTGTGAAATCAAAGGGAAACAAACACGTCGGTTGTAATGTAATATATTGTTGATTGAGTAAATTCCATGTTCATTAGGAGTTAACGTTTTTCTGCTACTATGAGTTTTCTTTTGTTGGAATGAAAAGCCATTGAGTGAAAAAGTTGATAACTGCATGTTTACCATCCTCTCTTTGACTTTGTTAGTATCGTCAACTCTTTTTTGATGGTGCTTATGGCCAAAAAAGAAGCCTCGTGGTTTCTATCTATAGATCCTAACCTTCAAAGTTCTAAGTAACATTGCTCACCGCCCTCTTCTCCTCACCCATTATAAATGATACATCATCTTTTATGATCATACATCATATCAATCACTTTCTCTTATCTGGTGGTTACACGACCACCACTACCAGACCACCAGTAGCACCCCATGGCTGACCTTTCACCACCGCTCACCGACATCCACAACTGAGCAGAAATATGTAAAAAGAAAACGACCAAATATATGGTTTCATCACATGATTACGACATACTATAACCACCAGGATCAACACTTCattaacattatttatatattcatattacaCACATATGTAAATGAAGATCATTTCATTACGATAAAACAAAACACGTTCACAGTCAATAATCAAAGTATGTATATTATTTCCAATTTCCAAATATATCAACTATCTAGACTCTAACTAACAGACTCGGGCGTTATTTGCATGAGAAACACATGCTATGAATTTCACTCATCATAGTATCATATAATCTAGCAAGTAACAACAAATTAGTTTAGAAAAACTCCAGCCGTGCCGATTGACTATACCGTGCTCTCCGGATATTGTCTTGCCTTTTCCGGTACAAAACACCTCCAAATCCCACAAAACACGCCGCTGCAATCAATCCAAACGCAACTCCCACCTTCTTCCCTCCACTCATACCTTTGTCTGGCGATTCCTTACGTTCTTCACTCTTCATATCTCCAACATCACTAGCCTCAGTTGGTCCTGGTGCCAGAGAAGAGGGTGTATTTGGTAATGCTGGAGAAGGCGACCAGGGATCCTGAAATGAGTAGTCTGAACCCGATTGTTGAATAGGTGGCTGTGTAGGTGACAATGATTGTGATGACAGTGAATATAacggtgatggtgatggtgacggTGATGATACCGGCGAAGAAGAAATGGTGAGGGCGAAGAGGAGAATGAAGGTAAAAATGTGAAGGAAAATAAAGGTGATGATCTGCATTGTTGAATGTAAGGATTGGTTGATGGAATGTGAGTTTGGATTTTTATTTATGCAAGGAAGGATTTGGAAGATAGATTTATGAATGAAGTAAAGTGACAGAATGAAAGCTTTAAAATGAAGATATTGAAATTTGAATGtgaaaaaatttgtttaattaaCGAACGGCCAGCGGTTTGGAAGCGGAGTAAAGTTGACTGAATCTCTCTCGTTGACAATTTTTATTTTGCAGTATCATAACTTTCATGCACGTCAAAGTGTTGACTTAGTTAAATTGTTGATCTTCAAAATTTGCAAGTACAGTGTTTAACTATGTATCTATTCCAGCTAAAATCAGTTTCTTTTTCATAACTTGTTGATCGCGAATTCAAGTTTTGTCGTAGACATAAGTTGTGTAATTTATTAGCCTCATAACTTGTTGATCGCAAGTTCTAAGTTTCATTTGTGGACATAAGTTGTGTAATTTATTACCTTAAATAGCCCAGTGGCTACCAGCCATCACTTTCTAGAGGAACCTGGGCACTAGCCTGGTTGAGGGATTAATggataccaaatggtacatgagaTCAGGGGATTTTAATCCAATTACTTTTTTTAGActgattgaaaagaaaaaaatactcAGTATATTAATAATCTGGACTTTTAATTTCAAACAAAACATCTTGGAAGCACCTTGTCGGGCCAATAACAGCCAACTTAAAAGAGGGAAATGTCATCCCATATCTAATACAACTCAAAAGATGTCAAGAATACAAAGATTGTGTGTAACTTTTTATAGCGAGCATACCAGTCAACTCATCAACACGTCAGCATATTGTCTTAGTATATTGAACCAACAAACTAAACTCATTTTTCCTCCGATCCTACATATTGAAACTCGGTTTGTCAATACCATATCATcattcatattaattaaaaaggggAAGAGGGTTGGGGGAATCTAGGCCCCGTTTATTAGATTGTTTTCAAAATGAATTCATACAAACTGCGGCTCACATTTTGGTGACATTTTGTTTCTTCAATGGTGACATTTTGTTTTCTCAGTTTGCACACTAACATGATTTTTACCAACGGGGAGTTAACCTAAGGAGCAAATGGAGTATGTTATTAGGTCATGTCCCCAAACCATGCTATATCACATAACACCGATAAAAATAACAAGTTATTTCACCGAATATAATCGCGTTTTACTGTTAAAGTAGCTGTAAAAGTTGTGTGatatttacatgttttggaaaaattaagaaatagaCTTAATGGTATTTACATGATAAAGTTTTAAggttttaagttaatttttagGTCAACTTATTAATTTtaactctaatttttttaaaacaaaatttagtgAAGCCAATAAGATAACTTTGGGCTCTATTCGAGTCATTCTTTGTAATCTACTAGTTTTAAAGGGGAAAAAAGAATTGGGAAACCTCCTCctcttaaaaacaaaaatgagtCGATTTTGACCCTTTTATTTCCGAAAACTTTGCTCCCTTTCTACTATCtgtttttatctatttaatcAAAAGGTTGGATTTCTTCAGATAGGCGCCATGATCAGCATCCTTTCTCAGGTCAGCTTCaattctctccctctctctctcacacacacatatgtatatacGTATTACGCCATACAGATGGCCGATTTGTGATTAATTGGGGAAAATATTGAATGATAGGAACGTCTACTTGGCGCTAGCCTAGGAATTATATTCACTGGTGTGATTATTTTCGAGCAACGCAGAGACATCTACAACACCATTGCACTCAACCAACCTCCCAATTCTCAggtccttttttatttatttatttatttatttattattattgttattatttcattttactttcactCTGTCCATCTCACATTAAATGTAGAAGCACAAATGTACAAATGTTATTCGAGTAgtatatgataataaaaattataataataatcaaatgaCAATTCTTTACCTTTAGTTTTTTCACAATTTTTAAATATAGCTTTGTGACAATTGTAATATAACAGTAGATACATAGGTGCACTTAATACTATATTACTTtggatatttttaattttggatGGATGTTAGACAGCTATTTTGAGATAAACAATAGAATTTGCAACATTTGATATGGAACGGCATAGGTAGGGGGGGTCTAGAAATTAGGATTGATATGATAGAGTTTACTTGCATTTGACAAATGATCGACAAATCAACTAACCGATGCCAATACTTATTAGAAAATACACATAGTCATGATAATAGGGGCGTCGGTACTATTTCTTTTTTGTATGTTAAGAGGGGGCAAAATATACATGATGTCATTGTTCATCGGATATTTACTTCGAGTATAACTGTAGTTTAGTATTGATCCGGGTACTACCCAAGTTTCCCAAAATGGCGATCTTTGTTTAAAGCCTTGATTGAGTTGATTCCCCATCAAACCTCGGTTCTAGATAAGAACCTCCTCTGCAGTACATATGTCTCTTCACTTGATCATCCTCGTTTTCTATAAGGCTATAAGTATTGACCCGGTCAACTCGTTTGTTGGTACACCCCTTACCTATAACCACGGACCAAGAATACTAAGCTCGGCATCCACTCCCTTGTGTTCTCGGGTAGGGTCCTTTAAATAAGTTCTTGTTTAAAAGTCTTCACAGGCCGAGCCTTTAGTCCAATAAAACCTGCATGGTCCGTGTACTATGTGCTTCTTAGgctaatatattaatattttttcttatatatatatatatatagtataaacaTAGGCTCGAATGCTACGGATACATACATATTTGCACATGAACGATAAAAAGAATCTTATAAACTAAGGTCATCGTGTTTTCATAAGGTATACATATACCCTCCCTAATGAAGATAGTACCTCGTACTTGTTAGGTCTCATTTGATCATTCTTGTTGTCAGAACTGTGAACATCATTTACCTCGGTACTCATATGATAGTATTTAACCCATGCCTATAAATAGGGTTGATACTTCATCATTGAACCCTGGTCCCGTCTAACATCTTTAGTGCTCTCAATCAGCGATTCCACACTTGGATGAGATTGAGATCCTATCATTTATTACTGTCACCCCTTCCATTGATTCTGATCATTTCTTGTGGGTTTGCATTCTAGCTTAAGGAGGTAGAATTAGGAAAGAACCTTTTACAGAAGAATGAATCTACAAATGATGTGAGAACATAAGCTTTATCAAGTTATTGTTGATAATCGAATGGTTGTGGTTTATCTTTGCATAGTCATACT is drawn from Erigeron canadensis isolate Cc75 chromosome 9, C_canadensis_v1, whole genome shotgun sequence and contains these coding sequences:
- the LOC122583555 gene encoding proline-rich receptor-like protein kinase PERK1, whose translation is MQIITFIFLHIFTFILLFALTISSSPVSSPSPSPSPLYSLSSQSLSPTQPPIQQSGSDYSFQDPWSPSPALPNTPSSLAPGPTEASDVGDMKSEERKESPDKGMSGGKKVGVAFGLIAAACFVGFGGVLYRKRQDNIRRARYSQSARLEFF
- the LOC122581786 gene encoding uncharacterized protein LOC122581786; its protein translation is MISILSQERLLGASLGIIFTGVIIFEQRRDIYNTIALNQPPNSQIKETYREKKSQFEISHYWNKAVDQAFKPAIQVLGYRKW